In Candidatus Saccharimonadia bacterium, a single genomic region encodes these proteins:
- a CDS encoding glycosyltransferase, whose product MKILMASDLHWPTINGIATAGRTLAQGLAERGHDVVVVAPSQTGKRSVEMDGNYRVMRTASVVFPFYQNLRISLSPNREINQITKEFTPDVIHLQTPLAVGLGAIGAAKKYHVPLVATNHAMSENFIDNLKLLAPFARQIDFMLREYGSRFYSNADVVTLPTQAAIRMLKPDSFSKPFVAISNGVDLSRFKSGKVSAEFYERFGIPMGVPVVMYLGRLDAEKHVGVLVRAAHRLLGRVKFHLVIVGDGNDLAHLKELARDLNMTDRVTFTGKVDEDDKPTILRLGSLFVMPSPAELQSIATLEAMATGMPVVVVNAGAVYELCQEGRNGYLFEVDDYEELADRMGRIVGDKTVVEQFGAVSLQIARTHDLANTITAYEKLYEQVVREHKPKIKRRALLGVVRSR is encoded by the coding sequence ATGAAGATTCTCATGGCCTCCGATCTTCACTGGCCAACCATTAACGGGATTGCGACTGCTGGCAGAACCCTCGCGCAAGGTTTGGCGGAGCGTGGCCATGATGTGGTGGTGGTGGCGCCGTCGCAAACCGGCAAGCGCTCGGTGGAGATGGATGGTAATTATCGGGTGATGCGGACGGCGTCGGTGGTGTTTCCGTTTTATCAGAATTTGCGGATTTCGCTGTCACCCAACCGCGAGATCAATCAGATAACCAAAGAGTTTACGCCGGATGTGATTCATCTGCAGACGCCGCTGGCAGTGGGCTTGGGGGCGATTGGGGCGGCCAAGAAATACCATGTGCCCCTGGTGGCGACCAATCATGCGATGAGTGAGAATTTCATCGATAATCTCAAGTTGTTGGCGCCGTTTGCGCGGCAAATTGACTTTATGCTGCGTGAATATGGTAGTAGATTTTACAGCAATGCGGACGTCGTGACCTTGCCAACGCAGGCAGCTATCCGCATGCTGAAGCCGGATTCGTTTTCGAAGCCGTTTGTAGCGATTTCGAATGGAGTTGATTTGAGTCGGTTTAAGTCTGGCAAGGTGTCGGCGGAATTTTATGAGCGATTTGGGATTCCGATGGGTGTTCCGGTAGTGATGTATTTGGGTCGGCTTGATGCCGAGAAGCATGTGGGGGTGTTGGTGCGCGCGGCTCATCGGCTTTTGGGCCGGGTGAAGTTTCACTTGGTGATTGTGGGCGACGGCAATGATTTGGCACATCTCAAAGAGTTGGCGCGTGATCTGAATATGACTGACCGCGTAACCTTTACGGGCAAGGTGGACGAAGACGACAAGCCGACGATATTGCGGCTGGGTAGCTTGTTTGTGATGCCGTCGCCGGCCGAGTTGCAGAGTATTGCGACGCTCGAGGCGATGGCTACGGGTATGCCGGTGGTGGTGGTGAATGCTGGGGCGGTGTATGAGCTGTGTCAGGAGGGGCGCAACGGGTACTTGTTTGAGGTGGATGACTATGAGGAGCTGGCCGATCGAATGGGGCGGATCGTGGGGGATAAGACTGTCGTGGAGCAATTTGGGGCGGTGAGCCTACAGATCGCGCGAACACATGATCTGGCGAATACTATCACGGCGTACGAGAAGCTCTACGAACAAGTCGTGCGCGAACATAAACCCAAGATTAAACGGCGGGCGTTGCTGGGGGTGGTAAGAAGTCGTTGA
- a CDS encoding YifB family Mg chelatase-like AAA ATPase, with product MLATTYAPAIIGIDSHLISIECDMTNGLPGFVIVGLGDKAVDESRERVRSAIKNSQLMLPPKRITLNLAPADLPKDGSSYDLGMAVAVLAASGQIDASLFEGSLFMGELALDGTIRPVRGAIIAAEMTHRGGFERLFVAPENAAEAALSGQTKVFAVSSLLELYQHLVGHTLLSPFAATAGSTLEPADSPVVDFSLIYGQVAAKRAVEIAAAGGHNLLLTGPPGTGKTLLSKAIMGILPQPTFEESIEISKLHNLAGRQATGIMRTRPFRSPHHTASSVALIGGGTKPRPGEISLSHGGVLFLDELPEFPRGVLEVLRQPLEDGSITVARAAGVATFPARFMLVATRNPCPCGFAGDPDEKCQCEHAAINRYQRKISGPLLDRIDIVTEVARIDQQAIIRARPAESSADIAGRVQRARTIQQQRAYEHGVSCNAHMSTRDIQKHCTINNETTDIASHAMSNLSLSARGYSRILKVARTIADLEASSTIQTHHFTEALQYRPRLPETRTNHTAQASVNG from the coding sequence ATGCTAGCCACTACGTACGCCCCTGCCATTATTGGCATCGACAGCCACCTCATCTCCATTGAATGCGACATGACCAACGGCCTGCCCGGTTTTGTCATCGTTGGGCTCGGCGACAAAGCCGTCGACGAATCCCGCGAACGCGTACGCAGCGCTATCAAAAACAGCCAATTGATGCTGCCACCCAAACGCATCACCCTCAACCTCGCGCCCGCCGACCTGCCGAAAGATGGTTCCAGCTACGATCTTGGCATGGCCGTAGCCGTCCTCGCCGCGAGCGGCCAAATTGACGCCAGCCTCTTCGAAGGCAGCCTGTTTATGGGCGAGCTCGCCCTCGACGGCACCATTCGCCCCGTCCGGGGAGCCATCATCGCCGCCGAAATGACCCACCGCGGCGGCTTTGAACGGCTTTTTGTAGCCCCCGAAAACGCCGCCGAAGCCGCCCTTTCGGGCCAAACCAAGGTCTTCGCGGTATCAAGCCTCCTCGAACTCTATCAGCACCTCGTTGGCCATACGCTGCTTTCCCCGTTTGCTGCTACCGCGGGCAGCACCCTCGAGCCGGCCGACTCCCCAGTGGTAGATTTTAGCCTCATCTACGGCCAGGTTGCAGCCAAGCGCGCAGTCGAAATCGCTGCTGCCGGCGGCCACAACCTCTTGCTCACCGGACCTCCCGGCACCGGCAAAACTCTTCTTTCCAAAGCCATTATGGGCATACTGCCCCAGCCTACCTTCGAAGAATCCATCGAAATCTCCAAACTCCACAACCTCGCCGGCCGCCAGGCCACGGGCATCATGCGCACGCGGCCGTTTCGATCACCGCATCACACTGCCTCCAGCGTGGCCCTCATCGGCGGCGGCACCAAACCCCGTCCGGGCGAAATCAGCCTCAGCCACGGCGGAGTGTTATTTCTGGATGAATTACCCGAATTCCCCCGCGGAGTGCTCGAGGTGTTGCGTCAACCGCTAGAAGACGGCTCCATTACCGTTGCCCGCGCCGCCGGAGTAGCCACCTTTCCCGCCCGCTTTATGCTCGTAGCCACCCGCAATCCCTGCCCCTGCGGCTTCGCCGGTGACCCCGACGAAAAATGCCAGTGCGAACACGCCGCCATCAACCGCTACCAACGCAAAATTTCCGGTCCACTCCTCGACCGCATCGACATCGTCACCGAGGTGGCACGCATCGATCAACAAGCCATCATCCGCGCTCGTCCCGCCGAAAGCAGCGCCGACATAGCCGGGCGCGTTCAGCGCGCCCGCACCATCCAGCAACAGCGCGCCTACGAACACGGCGTCAGCTGCAACGCCCACATGAGTACTAGAGATATTCAAAAACATTGTACTATTAACAACGAAACTACCGATATCGCGTCTCATGCCATGAGCAATCTCAGCCTTTCGGCCCGCGGCTACAGCCGCATCCTAAAAGTCGCCCGCACCATCGCCGATCTAGAAGCCTCCTCAACCATCCAAACCCACCACTTCACCGAGGCGCTCCAGTACCGGCCCC
- a CDS encoding glycosyltransferase — MTPIVDKITAPKRILILMANAGGGHKSAANAIAEALVTKYQEGVVVEIIDSLKEIAPQPFDRGGDLFQLVIKSPKAWRSLYEIVDGPRRSKIINSSISLYALRNSRKLLENHPADLVISTYHFANAGMLETLARHNIKIPFVTVVTDLVTVPLIWFDTRTTLCITPTPQAAQLAHECGLKPKQIKVIGQPVSSRFYPPAKAKNQLKKALDWNPTQPAIITMAGGEGVGALDEITNLLAPLEATIAVVTGKNTNLYEKLSTEAPPNVKVYGFVSNLDEMMRAADLIVTKAGPGTIVEALNSHLPLILYSKLSGQEDGNVDFVTNAGAGLWQPKLSEMASTVRLLLDNPATLKHMSEAASSIAQPGASAEIASTIGSLIGLPA, encoded by the coding sequence ATGACCCCTATTGTTGATAAAATTACAGCACCAAAGCGTATTTTGATCCTCATGGCCAACGCCGGCGGCGGCCACAAGAGCGCTGCCAATGCCATCGCCGAAGCCCTCGTGACCAAGTATCAAGAGGGAGTCGTTGTCGAAATTATTGATTCACTCAAAGAAATCGCCCCTCAGCCCTTCGACCGCGGTGGTGATCTGTTTCAGCTCGTCATAAAATCACCCAAGGCCTGGCGCAGCCTTTACGAAATCGTCGATGGACCTCGTAGATCCAAGATCATCAATTCCAGTATTTCCCTCTACGCCCTCCGCAACAGCCGAAAGTTGCTCGAAAATCACCCCGCCGACCTCGTTATATCCACCTACCATTTTGCCAACGCCGGCATGCTCGAAACGCTGGCCCGACACAATATCAAAATACCGTTTGTCACTGTCGTCACCGACCTCGTCACCGTCCCGCTGATCTGGTTCGACACCCGCACCACTCTCTGCATTACGCCCACCCCCCAAGCCGCCCAACTAGCACACGAATGCGGATTGAAGCCAAAACAAATAAAAGTCATCGGGCAACCAGTATCCAGTCGTTTTTATCCCCCCGCCAAAGCCAAAAACCAGCTCAAAAAAGCCCTCGACTGGAACCCTACCCAGCCGGCCATCATCACCATGGCGGGCGGCGAAGGCGTCGGGGCCCTCGACGAGATTACAAACCTTCTCGCCCCCCTCGAAGCCACCATCGCCGTCGTTACCGGCAAAAATACCAACCTTTACGAGAAACTTTCGACCGAGGCACCACCCAACGTCAAGGTCTACGGCTTCGTCAGCAACCTCGACGAAATGATGCGCGCAGCCGATCTCATCGTCACCAAGGCCGGCCCCGGCACCATCGTCGAAGCGCTCAATTCCCACCTACCCCTTATCCTCTACTCCAAGCTCTCGGGTCAAGAAGACGGCAACGTCGATTTCGTCACCAACGCCGGCGCCGGGCTCTGGCAGCCCAAACTCAGCGAGATGGCAAGCACCGTGCGCCTGCTACTCGACAACCCGGCCACACTCAAGCACATGTCCGAAGCCGCCAGCAGCATCGCCCAACCCGGAGCCAGCGCCGAGATCGCCTCTACCATCGGCTCGCTCATCGGCCTCCCTGCCTAA
- a CDS encoding DUF4931 domain-containing protein — MAKSAQSKFTNERAELRKHYFLDSYVVIAPRRSFRPDSFSRAAEPHKLVMDHCPFDHNTEHAVWQHPRGADWRVKVVRNVFPAFSPDNPKAFGIQEVIINTPDHFSEFSDLSVSHIVEIFAAYRQRISELSKIDGIRYVLIFKNDGPVAGASIAHAHCQIFALPIIPPKIATESDALNHHWDLHNTCAYCDTIAWEEQQKVRLVSHDKHFVALAPYASSHALEVWLLPRRHINKLGELHADEIQSLAIIIKKITARLDASTISFNYIIQESLDHQDHHFVIKVEPRTTKFAGAELGTGIEVNPVAPEYAALWYQGKTTD; from the coding sequence GTGGCGAAGTCAGCCCAATCCAAATTCACAAACGAGCGTGCAGAGCTCCGCAAGCACTATTTTCTCGATAGCTACGTCGTGATCGCGCCCCGGCGCAGCTTCCGGCCCGACTCTTTCTCCCGCGCCGCCGAGCCCCACAAGCTGGTCATGGACCACTGCCCATTCGATCACAACACCGAGCACGCCGTATGGCAGCATCCCCGCGGCGCCGACTGGCGCGTGAAAGTCGTCCGCAATGTCTTCCCAGCCTTTTCCCCCGACAACCCCAAGGCCTTTGGCATCCAGGAAGTTATCATCAACACGCCCGATCACTTCAGTGAATTTTCCGACCTCTCCGTCAGCCATATCGTCGAAATCTTTGCCGCCTACCGCCAGCGAATCAGCGAGCTCTCCAAAATCGACGGCATCCGCTACGTACTCATATTTAAAAACGATGGCCCCGTCGCCGGAGCGAGCATCGCCCACGCCCATTGCCAAATTTTTGCCCTGCCCATCATACCGCCCAAAATCGCCACCGAGAGCGACGCGCTCAATCACCATTGGGATCTCCACAACACCTGCGCCTATTGCGACACGATCGCCTGGGAAGAACAACAAAAAGTGCGCCTCGTTAGTCACGATAAACATTTTGTAGCCCTCGCCCCCTACGCCTCCAGTCACGCCCTGGAGGTCTGGCTGCTTCCTCGCCGCCACATCAACAAACTCGGCGAACTCCACGCCGATGAAATACAATCCCTTGCAATAATTATCAAAAAAATAACCGCTCGTCTCGATGCATCAACGATAAGTTTCAACTATATTATACAAGAATCCCTCGACCACCAAGACCATCATTTCGTCATAAAAGTCGAACCTCGCACCACCAAATTCGCCGGGGCCGAGCTGGGAACCGGCATCGAGGTAAATCCCGTCGCCCCCGAATACGCCGCCTTGTGGTACCAGGGCAAAACCACCGACTAG
- a CDS encoding glycosyltransferase family 1 protein, translating to MMVIFDARWTKTDHHDGISRFGANLLEALVKLTPVTALICDQRQLKLLPTGPTYIQVNQPTSPAEILLPLKLNRLDADAVYSPMQIMGTIGRRYKLIFTLHDTIYYRYPMAPTDLSVSARAFWWLYHQAYWPGRLVLNQADLIATVSEFSKHEITSNHLTDRPVEVLYNAAPKLPSAIANTKIKPELVFMGTLMPYKNAELLIQSLPLLPKYHLHLTGRATPDRLAALTALANQHHVASRITFWNGASDADYAKLLSSATALVSASRFEGFGLPLVEGMAHGVPVVCSDIPIFHEVAGKAALYFDPDSPAAFADQIRALEQPPVRAELIKLGSAQAASFSWDHTAAKLLKILTTLTAQEHK from the coding sequence ATGATGGTAATTTTTGACGCCCGCTGGACCAAAACCGACCATCACGACGGCATCAGCCGCTTCGGCGCCAACCTCCTCGAAGCACTCGTGAAACTCACGCCCGTCACCGCGCTCATTTGTGATCAACGCCAGCTGAAGCTATTGCCCACCGGACCCACCTACATCCAGGTCAACCAACCCACCTCACCGGCCGAGATCCTCCTGCCGCTCAAGCTCAACCGCCTCGACGCCGACGCCGTCTACAGCCCCATGCAGATCATGGGCACCATCGGCCGCCGCTACAAACTCATCTTCACCCTCCACGACACCATCTATTACCGCTACCCCATGGCGCCCACCGACCTCAGCGTATCGGCTCGCGCCTTCTGGTGGCTCTACCACCAAGCCTATTGGCCCGGCCGGCTCGTACTCAATCAAGCCGACCTCATCGCCACCGTCAGCGAATTCTCAAAACACGAAATCACATCAAACCATCTCACCGATCGGCCCGTAGAAGTCCTCTACAATGCCGCCCCCAAGCTCCCATCGGCCATTGCGAACACAAAAATTAAGCCTGAATTGGTGTTTATGGGCACCCTCATGCCCTACAAAAACGCCGAACTGCTCATCCAGTCACTGCCCCTGCTGCCCAAATACCACCTCCATCTCACCGGCCGCGCTACCCCAGACCGCCTCGCCGCCCTCACCGCCCTGGCCAACCAGCACCACGTCGCCAGCCGCATCACCTTCTGGAATGGCGCCAGCGACGCCGACTACGCTAAACTGCTAAGCAGCGCCACGGCCCTCGTGAGTGCCTCGCGCTTCGAGGGCTTCGGGCTGCCGCTCGTCGAAGGCATGGCGCACGGAGTGCCCGTAGTCTGCAGCGACATACCCATCTTCCACGAGGTCGCCGGAAAAGCCGCGCTGTACTTCGATCCCGATTCTCCAGCCGCTTTCGCGGACCAAATTCGCGCGCTCGAGCAGCCGCCTGTTCGCGCCGAGCTCATCAAACTCGGCTCCGCTCAAGCCGCCAGCTTCAGTTGGGACCACACCGCAGCCAAACTGCTCAAAATACTCACTACCCTCACCGCTCAGGAGCATAAATGA